ATTTGTTTAAACATCGTTCCAAACTGCATTATGGTAACTATCGAGCATAGGCCGGTGGAACGACACAAAAGACGCAATGGGGGAATCCTCGTCCTAGGATTGCTCTCGGGAACAAGATTATTCCAATGCAAGAAGACACGAAAGGGAATCTCTTCTAGCAGAAGTGCAGTGCGATGATCGGACACATACCCTTTTTGGTTGGGAACTCGAGCAAAGCGAGTCAATTCGAGAGTTGGATGGAGTTGGCGAAAGACTACTACGGAGTTGCTAGGTACGGTGCCTTAACCTTTGCAATCTCCCTCAGACTTCTCGTGGTAAATGCGAGTGTGATTCAGTATTAACTTCCGATTCGACGCAGACGCCGACTCTACTTCCGACTTGAGGCAAATTTGTAGAGCTCGAATCAATGAACGGATGACGAAAAGGAAGGACACTTCACCAACCCAAAAGGACCAAGAAGCCCCACTTACTCCAATATCATAATCACGCATGTACCGACATATGCCAAATTCCCAATGAGATGCGCTGGTGCTGACACCCCCCCAAGTCGCCCCCTCCGAATCTCCATATATAAAAAGACCACCGAAAGCTCGCTCACTCTCTATACCaccatccctctctctctctctctctctctctctctctctctctctctgtgaaaaCATGTCGGAGCTGAGTTTGCAGAGAGCGATGGAGATTGGAGCCAGCTTCGTCACGAGCCCTCCTGCTCTGTCGACGCTTGGGTTCACTGGGTTGGCCATTCTAGTGGGCCTGGTGAGCTACTTGTACGCCCCCTACTGGCGGGTGAGGAAGGTCCCCGGTCCGCCCGCCTTCCCTCTCCTGGGCCACCTTCCCTTGATGGCCAAGTACGGCCCCGATGTCTTCTCCATCCTCGCCAAGCGTTACGGCCCTGTTTTCAGGTCAGTGTCTTCTGATCAACATCATCAAATCATTTGTTGCTTCTTCTTGCTAAAGATTGGACGTTGACGTCTGTTTTATACAGTAGCCCGGAAAAAACTCGAGAAATCGATGTCCTTATATGTGTTGGAGGCCTTAGTGTGATGTCTGTCAGCTGAATCGGTTTCCGGACTAGTCTATGCAAAGATGTTTAGGGCCCTCTGAGCTTGGTTGGTGAAGTCATGTGAATTCTTGGATCACTGTAGGCTCTCGAAGTTGTCATCTTATAGATGTTTATGTGTAATTCTTAACTCTTGCTATAGGTCCAATAAGGGGAGATACTTTGCGAATTCAGTACCTGTGAGGTGGTACGACTCGAAACGGAAATCTGGTGGGTTCGCATAGTGCTAGCTATGCGATACAGaatttataaatactcgtgcaCCTGCAATTAGTCATGTAATCAGATACTTCCGCATGTCAATCCGACGGGGCCATATGGATTATCTTTCGCATTAACAACGGACGTAATTAAAGTGCTAGTCGGCCCCTTCGCCACAAGAGAATAGAATGACACGGAGCAAGAAGCATCTTGATATGATGTGCCCTTTATGCTGTTGAGTCATAGTGGATGGCGTTGGATCAGTTCTAACTCTATTGAATGACTATACCATAGCCAACAGTAGTGCACAGATGTGGAAAAGAACAAGCTTGGATAGATGATGCGGACTGGTCCTCTGCATTTTGCTTATGTCTTTGTCACTTTACACTAGGAATAGTTCCCTTTTGATGTTTTTGAGGaatcaattcctttttttttttaatgtctatTTTGAAATTCAATGCCAAGAGCAGGTCTTATAGATTACTGATCAAAGGTTAAGAAATGATCTGAGCAGGTTTCACATGGGAAGGCAACCCCTGATAATCGTAGCAGATGCAGAGCTTTGCAAAGAGGTTGGCATAAAGAAGTTCAAGGACATTTCCAACAGAAGCATCCCTTCTCCAATTGCTGCATCCCCACTCCACCAAAAGGGTCTCTTCTTCACCAAGTAAAGTCTCATCCACGACATTTTCTACAAgcgatttatgttctttttcctaGGTTAATTTTGTGAAAACAGCCCTATTTGCCGATACATGAGAGGGTGTACTTGCATTAGTTCAGTCCTGTAATTACTGATAGAAGTCCTGTCGCAGGGACGCGAGGTGGTTGACGATGAGGAACACGATCCTGTCTGTTTACCAGCCATCGTACCTCGCGAGCTTAGTCCCCACGATGCAGAAATACATTGAGTCGGCAACGGAAAATCTCCGCTCTTTCGAAGAGGAGGACGTCACTTTCTCCAACCTTTCTCTCAAGTTGGCCACGGATGTGATTGGCCAGGCAGCCTTTGGCGTGGACTTTGGCCTTTCTAGAGGGCAGTCCGAGCAAGGTCACGGGAATAGTGCCCGTGAAGAAGGCAATGACAGAGACAATGAAGTCAGCGATTTCATCAACAAACACATCTACTCAACGACGCAGCTCAAGATGGACTTATCGGGCTCGTTCTCGATCATACTAGGCTTGCTTGTCCCTATACTCCAGGAGCCTTTCAGGCAGATACTTAAGAGAATTCCTGGCATGATGGATCGAAAAGTCGACCAGACTAACAAGGAATTGGCAGGTCGGCTTAATGGAATCGTGTCGAAGAGaatgaaggagaaggagaggagcTCAAAGGATTTCCTGTCACTCATACTTAATGCAAGGGAGACGGAGAAGGCTGCCAAGAATGTATTTACCCCAGACTATGTAAGCGCAGTCACGTATGAGCACTTACTTGCTGGGTCAGTGACAACGTCTTTCACGCTGTCTTCCGTGATGTATCTCGTTGCCGGACACCCAGAAGTCGAGAAGAAGTTGCTTGAAGAGATCGATGGTTTCGGTCCACGTGATCAGTTGCCAACCGCTCAGGATCTCCACGAAAAATTCCCCTATCTCGATCAGGTAAGATCTTGAATCTTGCCATTCGTTGTTACTATATGGCCTCGTATTCCAAGCTGATGATTCAAACGTCAAATGTTTTGCACCAGTGGCTCAGCTTCTCACCTTCAAATTTTGTTTGTCTGGTTGCAGGTAATCAAAGAGGCTATGAGGTTTTACTTGGTTTCGCCTTTAGTAGCAAGAGAAacatcaagagaagtagagataGGTGGTTATCTTCTCCCAAAGGTAAGTTTAGTTCCCATCATCCTATGTGCTTGTGTGAGCTAGAATGTGGAATGTAGTGTGTGAAAGAGCTCCTACTGCAATGAACAGGGCACATGGGTCTGGTTGGCACTCGGAGTTCTAGCAAAAGACCCAAAGAACTTCCCCAAGCCAGAGAATTTCAGACCAGAGAGGTTCGATCCAAATTGCGAGGAGCAGAAACGGAGGCACCCGTATGCCCTCATACCATTTGGAATCGGTCCTCGTGCCTGCATAGGCCAGAAGTTCTCCTTACAGGAAATCAAGCTCTCTTTGATCCACTTATACAGGAAATACACATTCCGACACTCCCCGAATATGGAGGAACCGTTGGAACTCGAGTTCGGCATAGTCCTCAATTTCAAGCACGGCGTGAAGCTTAGGGTCCTCGAGAGAAATTGAAGATCAAGTTTGTAGCTAGAAGTATATAGGAGTACTCCTTGAAGTTTTTGTAATCACAGACACTTTCGTTCACCGTTTCAACAAGTTAAGAAGCTAAATGCTGTTTCTATGAACAGAAACAAAGATTACACGTCCACGAAGTTCACACACCACTATGAAACTGAGCTACTGATGTACTTGTCGCGGTGAATGTTTGTCGGCAAGGAACTCAAATATTTCAGATCCAAGTAATTTTGGTCACCGCATATCAGAATTCTAGAGCTGTTCCCACCGAGCAGAGAAACTAATAGCCAAAATGCAATCTCAGAGTAAGCAAGAACATTTGAAAAATCCAGAATCAAGCCCCTACAGGAATTGGGAGAGCGAAGAACATTTGAAAAATCCAGAATCAAGCCCCTACAGGAATTGGGAGAGCGACTTCATGTAAATTCTTTGGAGTATCGCCTAGCCTATCGAAGCCACCAGCAGAAGAAGATTTAGTAATGATAATGAACTTCAAACAATCAAATGCCTCGCAATCTAATAGTGTCAATTGCAGATAATGCCTCATCTTCAAGTCATGACAAAAAGTAAAGATTCTAGCATGAGGTTCAGATTTTCCCCATTTCTATTGATCATGAGCAACTTATGAGACAAAATGCAGCATGGCACATTGAGTGTAAGGAGCATGGGATCAAAACATCGAGAgagcgtgcgtgcgtgcgtgttcGTCATTCCAGTTCTGGCCCTTGCAATCATAACAGTAGTCTTCTCCCCCAAAAATTTCCTGGAAGTCAACGGTGCCCCGAACCCGGTGGACAAAGAATTATGTAGATTCATACATGCAGCTTGTACTAGTAGATGCTTATGTATCAGGTAAGTAAAGATAAAGCACATCCATTCAGGCTTCTACTAAAGGAGAAACAACATCAGCCAGCTAATCACCTAAAATCAGTAGAGTAATACCTGCATCTGCATTCTGACAACATCTAGCGGATATGTGAAAGTCTGTCCAAACAATCCAGCCAGATCTCCACAAGAGGACGACTTCTGGTGCTCTTCAGGAACATGTGTTTTTGACCTGCTTTTCCATTAACACATATCAACCAAGAAGATGCACTTAGAAAACAACGGCTATCATTTTATCAAACAAGGATCATTGCTCagtacaaataaaaaagaaaagg
This genomic interval from Rhodamnia argentea isolate NSW1041297 chromosome 4, ASM2092103v1, whole genome shotgun sequence contains the following:
- the LOC115741134 gene encoding cytochrome P450 711A1-like, whose product is MSELSLQRAMEIGASFVTSPPALSTLGFTGLAILVGLVSYLYAPYWRVRKVPGPPAFPLLGHLPLMAKYGPDVFSILAKRYGPVFRFHMGRQPLIIVADAELCKEVGIKKFKDISNRSIPSPIAASPLHQKGLFFTKDARWLTMRNTILSVYQPSYLASLVPTMQKYIESATENLRSFEEEDVTFSNLSLKLATDVIGQAAFGVDFGLSRGQSEQGHGNSAREEGNDRDNEVSDFINKHIYSTTQLKMDLSGSFSIILGLLVPILQEPFRQILKRIPGMMDRKVDQTNKELAGRLNGIVSKRMKEKERSSKDFLSLILNARETEKAAKNVFTPDYVSAVTYEHLLAGSVTTSFTLSSVMYLVAGHPEVEKKLLEEIDGFGPRDQLPTAQDLHEKFPYLDQVIKEAMRFYLVSPLVARETSREVEIGGYLLPKGTWVWLALGVLAKDPKNFPKPENFRPERFDPNCEEQKRRHPYALIPFGIGPRACIGQKFSLQEIKLSLIHLYRKYTFRHSPNMEEPLELEFGIVLNFKHGVKLRVLERN